One window from the genome of Alkalihalobacillus sp. LMS6 encodes:
- a CDS encoding extracellular solute-binding protein, with protein MKRYHAIVLSSVAVVALSACSDNSNEKESTVDAVASAEELPERFEEPVTLDLIKHVSGDIFFREGETIEDNVHTEWVKDTFNVDLNYMWTTSGPGETFETKLQIEMSSNQDLPSILALRSHLTQDLIDSGRVMEVGDIFDKYASPTWKEAMEADPHAWDPYTREEGRFAIPILDYEMNGDTVLFIRQDWMDELDLEAPDTLDDVEAIMDAFVNGDPTGTGEQVYGLAAGFANQLNTWMSTVDWVFGAHGGMPNQYNLADDGTLENGDIQPEIKEGLETLKHWMDEGYMHPESGLWDEGKAAELFTAGRAGIIAGPHWMPDWPLAELLENVEGAEYKAYDIPTGPDGHKGRSTGITSQNGAVMFNENATEDEIQAFFVYQNYLFEHFANPDEGSEFEYGFAEGYDYVLEDGEVKYADADIPGGRIDPVKYTLTYDGARIPSLYINAFADFARGDEPETPFERKVHLQYPEEAWEGARIVVDSADAQIPSMFTGRPTETMVSRGDALDTLLSEGFNKMIYGETSIDEFDSLIEQWKNQGGDDVVAEVNEWFEVVNAN; from the coding sequence TTGAAAAGATATCATGCGATTGTCTTATCTAGTGTGGCTGTTGTAGCGCTTTCTGCTTGTAGTGACAATTCCAACGAAAAAGAGAGCACGGTTGACGCGGTGGCTTCGGCGGAAGAATTGCCAGAGCGTTTTGAAGAACCTGTGACATTGGACTTAATTAAACATGTTTCGGGCGATATTTTTTTCCGAGAAGGTGAAACGATTGAAGACAATGTGCACACGGAATGGGTAAAAGATACATTTAATGTTGATTTAAATTATATGTGGACGACAAGTGGACCTGGTGAAACATTTGAAACCAAATTGCAGATCGAAATGTCTTCGAATCAAGACTTACCGTCGATTTTAGCTCTACGGAGTCATTTAACCCAGGATTTGATTGATTCAGGTCGTGTGATGGAAGTTGGCGATATTTTTGATAAATATGCATCACCAACATGGAAAGAAGCAATGGAAGCAGATCCCCATGCATGGGACCCTTACACCCGGGAAGAAGGAAGGTTTGCGATTCCAATTTTAGATTATGAAATGAATGGTGATACAGTTTTGTTCATTCGACAAGATTGGATGGATGAACTCGATTTAGAAGCGCCTGATACATTAGACGATGTAGAAGCGATCATGGATGCATTTGTAAACGGTGATCCTACGGGAACAGGCGAGCAAGTTTATGGATTAGCTGCTGGTTTTGCCAATCAGCTTAATACGTGGATGTCGACGGTAGACTGGGTTTTTGGTGCCCATGGAGGCATGCCGAATCAATATAATCTAGCTGATGATGGAACGCTTGAAAATGGAGACATTCAGCCAGAAATTAAAGAGGGCTTAGAAACCCTTAAGCACTGGATGGATGAAGGGTATATGCACCCTGAATCTGGCCTTTGGGATGAGGGCAAAGCAGCCGAATTGTTTACTGCTGGTCGTGCCGGAATCATTGCTGGCCCACACTGGATGCCAGACTGGCCGTTAGCGGAACTACTGGAAAATGTAGAAGGAGCAGAGTACAAAGCGTATGATATCCCGACAGGTCCGGACGGACACAAAGGACGCTCAACAGGGATTACGTCACAAAACGGAGCCGTTATGTTCAATGAAAATGCAACAGAAGACGAGATTCAAGCCTTCTTTGTCTATCAAAATTATTTATTTGAACATTTCGCAAATCCAGATGAAGGAAGCGAATTTGAGTATGGATTTGCAGAAGGATACGACTATGTATTAGAAGATGGAGAGGTAAAATATGCGGACGCAGATATTCCTGGTGGACGAATCGACCCAGTTAAATATACGTTAACCTACGATGGTGCCCGCATTCCTAGCCTGTACATTAATGCATTTGCTGATTTTGCAAGAGGCGATGAACCAGAAACACCATTTGAACGAAAAGTACATTTGCAGTATCCAGAAGAAGCATGGGAAGGCGCTCGAATTGTTGTTGATAGTGCAGACGCTCAAATTCCTAGTATGTTTACAGGGAGACCAACAGAAACGATGGTCAGCCGTGGTGATGCTTTAGATACATTGCTTAGCGAAGGGTTCAATAAAATGATTTATGGCGAAACGTCCATTGATGAATTTGATAGCCTGATTGAACAATGGAAAAATCAAGGTGGCGATGATGTAGTCGCAGAAGTGAATGAATGGTTTGAGGTCGTGAATGCAAACTAA
- a CDS encoding carbohydrate ABC transporter permease, translating to MHHRSRSYKIFSVCNNIFLLALGIICILPLVHILAVSFSASAPANANLVRFLPIDFTFAAWEQTLGNANFLRALWNGVFRTVLGTFISLAVVTLAAYALSKEDHEFRGRKWYVYSLIFIMLFNGGLIPTYILIQNLGMINTIWALVLPGAVNVFNMILLLNFFRTGVPKSLEEAALIDGAGHFRILFKIYLPISLPALATVGLFTMVGQWNSWFDGLIYLTDTTKYPLSTFLQTIIVQNDFSQINVNPDEVRALSERTVRSAQIFIGALPIILVYPFLQKYFVKGIVLGSVKE from the coding sequence ATGCACCATCGCAGTCGTTCATATAAAATTTTCTCCGTGTGCAACAACATCTTTCTACTGGCGTTAGGAATTATTTGTATCTTGCCGCTCGTCCACATTCTTGCTGTCTCGTTTAGTGCGTCAGCCCCGGCAAATGCAAATTTAGTTCGATTTCTTCCAATCGACTTTACGTTTGCAGCTTGGGAGCAAACCCTTGGAAACGCAAATTTCTTACGTGCGCTTTGGAATGGCGTATTTCGAACCGTGTTAGGAACGTTTATTAGCTTAGCCGTTGTGACGCTTGCTGCGTATGCACTATCTAAAGAAGACCATGAGTTTCGCGGGAGAAAATGGTATGTGTATTCTTTAATTTTCATCATGCTTTTTAACGGGGGATTGATTCCCACTTATATTTTGATTCAAAACCTTGGTATGATTAATACGATTTGGGCGCTCGTTCTGCCAGGTGCCGTTAATGTATTTAATATGATTTTACTATTAAACTTCTTCCGGACCGGTGTTCCGAAATCACTAGAAGAAGCCGCGTTAATAGATGGAGCGGGTCATTTTAGAATCTTGTTTAAAATTTATTTGCCCATTTCATTACCTGCTTTAGCTACAGTAGGTCTCTTCACAATGGTGGGTCAATGGAATTCGTGGTTTGATGGGTTGATTTATTTAACAGATACGACTAAATATCCGTTGTCGACCTTTTTACAAACCATTATTGTTCAAAACGATTTCTCTCAAATTAACGTAAATCCGGATGAAGTACGTGCTTTATCAGAACGAACCGTTCGTTCTGCGCAAATCTTTATTGGGGCTTTACCGATTATTTTGGTTTATCCCTTTTTACAAAAATATTTTGTGAAGGGGATTGTACTAGGGTCTGTAAAAGAATAA
- a CDS encoding sigma factor-like helix-turn-helix DNA-binding protein yields the protein MEDSIKKRKQSVRLMIELFLKDDDHKQLFLTAQRYPTPMNRQALDDAFRHFFTRMKTVQYISKLIKGYSVDFDKRIRNQPLVLSLDDDGKTEDSTSFLQMIQAGDVLTDVEKHIDEEGSITELFTNKQMTKAFTTLKNFQQSILIYSYFYGYQNKEIALILDMSEQRISYNKKRALALLKSKIATIPKEE from the coding sequence ATGGAGGATTCCATTAAAAAGAGAAAACAGTCTGTCCGACTAATGATTGAACTATTCCTAAAAGATGATGACCATAAGCAGCTTTTTCTTACGGCTCAACGATACCCTACTCCAATGAATCGTCAAGCTTTGGATGACGCGTTTCGTCACTTTTTCACTAGAATGAAAACCGTTCAATATATTAGTAAGTTAATTAAAGGCTATTCCGTCGATTTTGATAAACGAATAAGAAACCAACCACTTGTTCTTTCTTTAGATGATGATGGAAAAACTGAAGATTCCACTTCATTCCTGCAAATGATACAAGCTGGGGATGTCTTGACGGATGTGGAAAAGCACATCGATGAAGAAGGATCTATTACAGAGCTATTTACGAACAAGCAAATGACTAAAGCGTTTACGACGCTTAAAAACTTTCAGCAATCGATTCTGATTTACTCCTATTTTTACGGCTATCAAAATAAAGAAATTGCGCTTATTCTTGATATGTCCGAGCAACGAATTTCGTATAACAAAAAAAGGGCGCTTGCCCTCTTAAAATCAAAGATCGCCACGATTCCTAAGGAGGAATGA
- a CDS encoding AraC family transcriptional regulator: MIDQFSKASYGFRFQEDPYPFQVNIWNIGWEVVNNPNYYWNGKTRMEKEKIVFQYTLAGQGELTYDDRVFQIGERQAFFVAIPSDHQYYYPKEATADWEFIYITLEGQEALNIHRHLLEKYGPVLSIEQEAAPIRLLLRLLSETQAGDINHSYIGSQRAYEFLMTLFHFLDVPARKKVKQPIAQAITIMKENLEQPMDLSFIARHIGLSKYYFIKQFKEEMQITPMQYLSILRMKKAAYLLSKTDLTVAEVAHQVGIDDANYFTKLFKKTVGVSASKFRKNEDVHLINYVITEWE; the protein is encoded by the coding sequence GTGATTGATCAGTTTAGCAAAGCCTCATATGGCTTTCGTTTTCAAGAAGATCCATATCCATTTCAAGTAAATATCTGGAATATTGGTTGGGAAGTAGTCAACAACCCAAATTATTATTGGAACGGCAAAACAAGAATGGAAAAAGAAAAAATTGTGTTTCAATATACGTTGGCTGGACAAGGGGAATTAACGTATGATGATCGAGTTTTTCAAATTGGTGAACGGCAAGCCTTCTTTGTCGCCATCCCAAGCGATCACCAATACTATTATCCGAAAGAAGCAACTGCTGACTGGGAATTTATTTATATTACGTTAGAGGGACAAGAAGCGCTCAATATTCATCGTCATTTACTAGAAAAATATGGTCCCGTACTCTCGATTGAGCAAGAGGCAGCGCCAATCCGATTACTACTAAGACTCCTATCTGAAACACAAGCTGGAGACATTAATCATTCGTATATTGGTTCCCAGCGTGCATATGAATTTTTAATGACGTTGTTTCATTTTCTTGATGTTCCCGCGAGAAAAAAAGTGAAGCAGCCGATTGCTCAAGCCATTACGATCATGAAAGAAAATCTCGAGCAACCGATGGACCTGTCGTTTATTGCGCGCCATATTGGTCTATCAAAATACTATTTTATTAAGCAATTCAAGGAGGAGATGCAAATCACACCTATGCAATACTTATCAATTTTACGGATGAAAAAAGCAGCTTACCTTTTATCCAAAACAGACTTGACCGTTGCAGAAGTGGCTCATCAAGTAGGGATAGATGATGCCAATTATTTTACTAAACTATTTAAAAAGACGGTCGGGGTCTCTGCCAGCAAGTTTCGGAAAAATGAAGATGTTCACTTGATTAATTATGTTATTACGGAGTGGGAGTAA
- a CDS encoding alpha-glucosidase/alpha-galactosidase gives MKKITFIGAGSTIFAKNVLGDCMHVEALQGFEFALFDIDHTRLQESYSLLSQLRDNLQSNVTIKRYEDRKEALRGASYIINAIQVGGYKPSTVIDFDIPKKYGLRQTIGDTIGIGGLFRSLRTIPVMLDIAKDIEEVAPDAWFLNYTNPMAALTGTLSRFTNVKNVGLCHSVQVCTRDLFKHLDMDHTGIQEKIAGINHVAWLLEVTKDGVDLYPEIKRRAKEKSKETHHDMVRFELMQRFGYYLTESSEHNAEYHPYFIKSAYPELIERFNIPLDEYPRRCVNQIEGWEKMKQSLVNNGAITHERSIEYGSRILEAMETGQPFLFGGNVLNQGGLIANLPTNACVEVQCIADRSGVTPTHVGNLPEQLAAVNRTNINTQLLTIEAAITRKRDHIYHAAMLDPHTSAELSIDDIVALCDDLIEAHGDYLPSYN, from the coding sequence ATGAAGAAAATTACCTTTATAGGTGCCGGTAGTACCATTTTTGCGAAAAATGTGCTTGGAGACTGTATGCACGTTGAAGCTTTACAAGGATTTGAATTCGCTTTGTTTGATATCGACCACACGCGCTTACAAGAATCTTACTCTCTTCTATCACAACTTAGAGACAATCTACAATCAAATGTTACGATAAAAAGATATGAAGACCGGAAAGAAGCGTTACGTGGAGCAAGTTACATCATCAATGCCATTCAAGTCGGAGGATACAAGCCTAGTACGGTTATCGATTTTGACATTCCCAAAAAATATGGCTTACGTCAAACAATCGGCGATACAATTGGAATTGGCGGCCTTTTTCGCTCACTTCGAACGATTCCGGTTATGCTTGATATCGCCAAAGATATTGAAGAAGTTGCGCCTGACGCTTGGTTCTTAAATTATACGAATCCAATGGCAGCTCTTACTGGTACATTATCACGGTTTACAAATGTAAAAAACGTCGGACTTTGTCATAGTGTGCAAGTATGCACCCGGGACCTTTTTAAGCATTTAGATATGGACCATACTGGCATACAAGAAAAAATTGCTGGCATTAATCATGTTGCTTGGTTGCTTGAAGTGACAAAGGATGGCGTTGATTTGTACCCAGAAATTAAACGTCGTGCAAAAGAAAAAAGCAAAGAAACCCATCATGACATGGTGCGGTTTGAGTTAATGCAACGATTTGGTTATTATCTAACAGAATCATCGGAGCATAATGCAGAGTATCATCCATACTTTATTAAATCGGCATATCCAGAATTGATTGAACGCTTTAATATTCCTTTAGATGAGTATCCGAGACGGTGCGTTAACCAAATTGAAGGTTGGGAAAAAATGAAACAATCCCTCGTCAACAATGGAGCGATTACCCATGAACGTTCCATTGAATACGGATCACGCATTCTCGAAGCGATGGAAACAGGTCAACCATTCTTATTCGGTGGAAACGTCTTAAATCAAGGCGGTTTAATAGCAAATTTACCAACAAACGCATGTGTAGAAGTTCAATGTATCGCCGATCGTTCTGGCGTCACGCCAACCCATGTCGGCAATCTCCCAGAACAACTTGCTGCGGTGAATCGTACAAACATTAACACTCAACTCCTAACCATTGAAGCAGCCATTACACGCAAGAGGGACCATATTTATCATGCTGCGATGCTTGACCCGCATACATCAGCGGAACTATCGATCGATGACATTGTTGCCTTATGCGATGATCTGATTGAGGCACATGGAGACTATTTACCAAGCTATAACTAA
- a CDS encoding response regulator encodes MYELLIVDDEEATLQGLASLHWEQLQISRVHCATSVKKAFDIVSACSIDVIVTDIRMPGRSGIDLIQEMNERQWEQQPKCILLSGYSEFNYAQAAIKARAIDYLLKPVHDKDLIKAVQRALLERMKEKKEQYVQEKSVETIKMHLTHISESIFQPWLTGDKSDEALKIELQHYEINNREDVRAIPITVFQDHQKQDEDQLHKRIQQELTSSYILLQHDPSNMYVLYPIHDWEPLEFEVNVHRDISSLRKALKKEFYQGVTIIIGEPVLFWKQAKRMLTRNDNELIEEVSHDERLAIKVKEYIHSSFLNQPTLQDVANELYLNPAYVSKRFKEETGETFTDYIHRLRMNRAVSLLADTNLKVSVISKELGYQNASYFIRVFKKEFNQTPHEFRKR; translated from the coding sequence GTGTACGAATTGTTAATTGTTGACGATGAAGAAGCGACGCTACAAGGATTAGCTAGTTTACATTGGGAACAATTGCAAATCAGCCGCGTTCACTGTGCCACTTCTGTTAAAAAAGCGTTTGACATTGTTTCTGCATGTTCAATTGATGTCATTGTAACCGATATTCGCATGCCCGGAAGATCAGGAATTGACTTGATTCAAGAGATGAATGAACGGCAGTGGGAGCAACAGCCGAAATGTATTCTACTATCTGGCTATTCTGAATTTAACTACGCACAAGCGGCGATCAAAGCGAGAGCAATCGATTATTTATTAAAACCAGTACATGATAAGGACTTAATAAAGGCTGTTCAACGAGCATTGTTGGAAAGAATGAAGGAGAAAAAGGAGCAGTATGTGCAAGAAAAATCTGTAGAAACCATTAAAATGCATCTTACTCACATCAGTGAATCAATTTTTCAGCCTTGGCTTACAGGTGACAAAAGTGATGAAGCATTAAAAATTGAACTTCAACATTATGAAATTAACAACCGAGAAGATGTAAGAGCGATACCGATTACGGTGTTCCAAGATCATCAAAAACAAGATGAAGATCAGTTGCATAAGCGAATTCAACAGGAATTAACCTCCTCGTATATTTTATTACAGCACGATCCATCAAATATGTATGTACTTTATCCAATACATGACTGGGAACCGCTTGAGTTTGAAGTGAATGTGCACCGGGATATTTCATCTCTAAGAAAAGCATTAAAGAAAGAATTCTATCAAGGGGTTACGATCATAATCGGAGAACCTGTTCTGTTTTGGAAGCAAGCAAAACGGATGCTAACTAGGAATGATAACGAACTTATTGAAGAAGTGAGCCATGATGAAAGGTTGGCAATAAAAGTCAAAGAGTATATTCACTCATCATTTTTGAATCAGCCGACATTACAAGATGTCGCAAATGAATTATATCTAAATCCAGCTTATGTATCCAAACGGTTTAAAGAAGAAACTGGCGAAACATTTACAGACTATATCCATCGATTACGAATGAACCGAGCCGTTTCGTTATTGGCTGACACTAACTTGAAAGTAAGTGTCATTTCAAAAGAACTTGGCTACCAAAATGCATCTTATTTTATACGTGTATTCAAAAAAGAATTCAATCAAACACCACATGAATTTAGAAAACGCTAA
- a CDS encoding ABC transporter permease, translating into MAQPKSETLVQVPKKKKQAWNMKRNWPLHVIVLPAIIFAIIFNYIPLAGIVMAFQDFKPWEGFLGSQWVGFDNFIRIFEFQEGRQVIWNTLVISTFKIIFQLVVPILFALLLNEVRIMAYKRSIQTLVYLPHFLSWVILGGILLDLLSVDGGLVNQFIGFLGMDPIFFLGDSDWFRVTVIASDVWKDFGFSAIIFLAALAGINPSLYEAAIVDGANRFQQVLYITLPSLLPITIVVATLALGNILNAGFDQIFNLYNPLVYDKGDIIDTYVYRQGLLGGNFSYATAVGAFKSVIAFILIVTGYRLAYKYANYRIF; encoded by the coding sequence GTGGCTCAACCAAAGAGTGAAACACTTGTCCAAGTACCTAAAAAGAAAAAACAGGCTTGGAATATGAAGCGCAATTGGCCGCTTCATGTAATTGTCTTACCAGCCATTATCTTTGCAATCATCTTCAACTACATTCCACTTGCAGGCATTGTCATGGCTTTTCAAGATTTTAAACCATGGGAAGGGTTCTTAGGTTCACAATGGGTTGGATTTGATAACTTTATTCGCATTTTTGAGTTTCAAGAAGGGCGGCAGGTGATTTGGAACACACTTGTGATTTCGACATTCAAAATCATCTTTCAGCTCGTCGTGCCAATTTTATTTGCGCTGTTGTTAAATGAAGTACGAATTATGGCTTATAAACGATCGATCCAAACACTTGTCTATTTACCGCATTTTCTATCTTGGGTGATTTTAGGTGGGATTTTACTAGATCTTCTATCTGTTGATGGCGGTCTAGTAAACCAATTTATTGGCTTTTTAGGAATGGACCCAATCTTCTTTTTAGGAGATAGTGATTGGTTTAGGGTGACGGTGATTGCGTCCGATGTTTGGAAGGATTTTGGCTTTTCAGCGATTATTTTTTTAGCGGCGCTTGCAGGTATTAATCCAAGTTTATATGAAGCTGCCATTGTAGACGGCGCGAATCGTTTTCAACAAGTGCTTTATATTACACTTCCAAGCTTATTACCGATAACCATTGTCGTAGCGACGTTAGCACTTGGAAATATTCTTAATGCAGGTTTTGACCAAATCTTTAACCTCTACAATCCACTCGTCTATGACAAAGGAGATATCATTGATACATATGTGTACCGACAAGGACTTCTTGGAGGAAACTTCAGTTATGCTACGGCGGTCGGCGCATTTAAATCGGTTATTGCCTTTATTCTTATTGTTACTGGTTATCGTCTGGCTTACAAATATGCAAATTATCGGATCTTTTAG
- a CDS encoding sensor histidine kinase, translating into MFKQLSLFHKMVVSMILLLVPVVTQIHRPIDKLKDAILQFKRGHYQTRMAVPDQKEFAIAMSGFNEMADQIQTLIEEVYEEKIRSQQASLKLLQAQIDPHFLYNCLFYIKNMAKVNNTDAVEAMSLHLGDYFRYRTELEQEETTIKEELKLVNNFLAIHALRKRNLTYSIAVSEACQRALIPRLLIQPIVENAIVHGVANLENEAIVTISGHMQPDGWLVVVEDNGQDLTQERISSLNSFLYAEQDLTNHYGLRNVHQRLRHRFGMESGLKLEQSLLGGLKVTIVCEIDDQKEAKSCTNC; encoded by the coding sequence ATGTTTAAACAACTAAGTTTATTTCACAAAATGGTCGTCAGCATGATTCTTTTACTTGTGCCAGTCGTTACGCAAATTCATCGACCAATTGATAAGTTAAAAGATGCAATTTTGCAATTTAAAAGAGGTCACTATCAGACGCGAATGGCTGTACCTGACCAAAAGGAGTTTGCCATTGCAATGAGCGGATTTAATGAAATGGCGGATCAGATTCAAACATTAATAGAAGAGGTGTACGAAGAAAAAATTCGTTCGCAACAAGCGAGCTTAAAGCTATTGCAGGCTCAAATCGATCCCCACTTTTTATACAACTGTCTCTTTTATATAAAAAATATGGCTAAAGTGAACAATACCGATGCAGTTGAGGCAATGTCTCTTCATTTAGGAGACTACTTTCGCTATAGAACAGAACTTGAGCAAGAGGAGACAACAATTAAAGAGGAGTTAAAGTTGGTTAATAACTTTTTGGCTATTCACGCTTTACGAAAAAGGAATCTCACTTATTCAATAGCTGTTTCAGAAGCGTGTCAACGTGCTCTTATACCACGATTGTTGATTCAACCAATTGTTGAGAACGCCATCGTTCATGGTGTTGCAAATTTAGAAAATGAGGCAATCGTTACGATTTCTGGACACATGCAGCCAGACGGATGGCTTGTTGTTGTTGAAGATAACGGTCAGGATTTGACGCAAGAACGTATTTCTTCACTAAATTCATTTCTATATGCTGAGCAGGATTTAACAAATCATTATGGATTGCGAAACGTCCATCAGCGGTTGCGACATCGATTTGGAATGGAGTCTGGACTGAAGTTGGAACAGTCTTTGTTAGGGGGATTAAAAGTGACGATTGTTTGTGAAATAGATGATCAAAAGGAGGCGAAGTCGTGTACGAATTGTTAA
- a CDS encoding YndJ family protein encodes MLYYFLHSMLFVFWALWFQPGGIDLGLGFAVMVMVPLTVNLLIETNKQTPYITLLTRFKPWLVLFSIAGLLSLSLEHTIAATVFSVLWLIATIIVASFGFFRLSLQGFRDAEEVLLFVGCLYLAIGGGWFVLSALEAGRFLSYSQTIIDLTAIHFHYSAFVLPIVAGMFGRWLKQINVNMAGFASLAAGLLAGPFLVAIGIEVGPPLEPILVLIYIWFVIWFALAAIRYSFLLKGLNKYSLLVAMAILIGTMVLSYLYSAGLAWAPQRLSIPDMVRYHGMANAFGFALLSIIVWLSVKPKQEVAEHKFPNHSIRGRAFIQDRLFTHLPLIPKKELIEDWGAYRHEQFNPDLVKPAIRSFHEQTSQYHLEANISWHRPFTFVLPLILRITKHMKQLYLPPGLVAMKGDTYEYSEEQTTVWVRKHADSHAPILTAYYSSWLAEKRYNFIQLPLPIGVMSAVLLPLNDEKDGLYLVGNRYDRFTGVYVSLWKWTWKTPLREMFHLIEDEDGLKAIHTISVFRKNMLTIQYHIYRAEKQDYVR; translated from the coding sequence ATGCTGTATTATTTTCTACATAGTATGCTTTTTGTTTTCTGGGCGTTGTGGTTTCAACCTGGCGGAATTGATTTAGGATTAGGGTTTGCGGTCATGGTCATGGTGCCATTAACAGTAAATTTACTTATAGAAACGAATAAACAAACGCCTTACATAACACTGTTAACACGGTTCAAGCCATGGCTTGTCCTCTTTTCAATCGCAGGGTTGCTGTCTTTAAGTTTGGAACATACGATAGCGGCAACCGTTTTTTCTGTTCTATGGTTAATCGCTACGATCATCGTCGCTAGTTTTGGCTTTTTTCGCCTGTCTTTACAAGGGTTTCGCGATGCAGAAGAAGTCTTGCTTTTTGTTGGGTGTCTCTATTTGGCAATCGGAGGAGGTTGGTTTGTCTTATCGGCTCTTGAAGCAGGGCGCTTTCTTTCTTATAGTCAAACGATTATTGATCTTACGGCGATTCATTTTCATTATTCAGCGTTTGTATTGCCCATCGTAGCAGGGATGTTTGGACGTTGGTTAAAGCAGATTAACGTGAATATGGCTGGATTTGCAAGCTTGGCAGCTGGGTTACTTGCTGGTCCTTTTTTAGTGGCTATTGGTATTGAAGTTGGACCACCGCTCGAGCCAATTCTCGTATTAATTTATATTTGGTTTGTCATTTGGTTCGCATTAGCGGCAATTCGCTATAGCTTTCTTTTAAAAGGACTTAATAAGTATAGTCTTCTCGTTGCAATGGCGATTCTTATTGGGACGATGGTACTATCTTACTTATACAGTGCTGGCTTAGCTTGGGCTCCACAAAGGCTGTCGATTCCTGATATGGTGCGGTATCACGGGATGGCAAACGCATTTGGATTTGCGCTTTTATCGATAATCGTATGGTTGTCCGTTAAACCAAAGCAAGAAGTCGCTGAACACAAGTTTCCAAATCATTCGATACGAGGTCGCGCGTTTATTCAAGATCGATTGTTTACACATCTTCCTCTCATTCCTAAAAAAGAACTAATTGAAGATTGGGGTGCATATCGCCATGAGCAGTTTAATCCTGACCTTGTGAAGCCAGCGATTCGTTCTTTCCATGAACAAACGAGCCAATATCATTTAGAAGCGAACATTTCTTGGCATCGACCGTTTACGTTCGTTTTACCACTCATCTTACGGATAACGAAACATATGAAACAACTGTACTTACCGCCAGGTCTTGTGGCGATGAAAGGCGATACATACGAATATTCAGAGGAACAAACTACGGTTTGGGTTCGAAAACATGCAGATAGCCACGCACCTATTTTAACAGCGTATTATTCAAGCTGGTTGGCTGAAAAACGTTATAATTTTATTCAATTACCGCTTCCAATCGGTGTGATGTCGGCGGTGCTACTACCATTAAATGATGAAAAAGATGGGCTTTATTTAGTGGGGAACCGTTACGACCGTTTCACCGGCGTCTATGTCTCCTTATGGAAGTGGACATGGAAGACGCCGCTACGGGAAATGTTTCATTTAATCGAGGATGAGGATGGATTAAAAGCAATTCATACTATTTCTGTTTTTCGTAAAAACATGCTAACCATTCAGTATCACATTTATAGAGCAGAAAAACAGGATTACGTACGTTGA